One window from the genome of Sardina pilchardus chromosome 12, fSarPil1.1, whole genome shotgun sequence encodes:
- the mboat2b gene encoding lysophospholipid acyltransferase 2b, with protein MRRQWKPSFALTDRHWRGLHKDPPDTGRTMATETISACTGSSLLQPISEIIDLPLDQVNFVVCQLFALLTAFWFRLYLHPSKTSPFIRHVVATLLGLYFALFCFGWYALHFLVQSGITYGIMILAGVEHIHKYCLVVALGYLSFCQITRVYVFDYGMYSADFTGPMMVITQKITSLAFEIHDGMARKEEQLTPNQKVLAIRRMPSLLEYFSYSCNFMGILAGPTCSYNDYIAFIEGAPGRHRPLESGRQTNHEKGRPTEPSPNMVVARKLATSCISLLVFLSVCKVCPVELNIDDHFIASSPFYVQVVYLYLSMLTTRPKYYFVWTLADAINNAAGFGFNGYNSDGSARWDLISNLRILNIELATSFKMFLDNWNIQTAHWLKRVCYERCPYNPTAATFLLSAMWHGAYPGYYLTFLTGIVVTLAARAVRHNIRPHFLGSPSHKLVYDIITWAGTQIAICYTVVPFVLLSVGPSLKFYRSWYFSVHIACVLIALALPVKPRHLRMKEQQRAGEQTPPQQYGNSNSSQDHHQYHHYHHHHNNHHQQHQHPPQAINSNCVQKDKTS; from the exons GTGAACTTTGTGGTGTGTCAGCTGTTTGCGCTGCTCACGGCCTTCTGGTTCCGCCTGTACCTGCACCCCAGTAAGACCAGCCCCTTCATCCGCCATGTGGTGGCCACCTTGCTGGGACTCTACTTCGCTCTCTTCTGCTTCGGCTG GTATGCCTTGCACTTCCTTGTTCAGAGTGGGATCACCTATGGCATCATGATCCTCGCTGGAGTGGAGCACATTCACAA GTACTGCCTGGTGGTTGCCCTGGGCTACCTCAGTTTCTGCCAGATCACACGTGTCTATGTCTTTGATTATGGGATGTACTCAGCAGATTTCACAGG GCCCATGATGGTCATCACACAGAAGATCACAAGTCTGGCATTTGAGATCCATGATG GGATGGCACGCAAAGAGGAGCAGCTCACCCCGAATCAGAAGGTGCTGGCTATCAG GAGAATGCCTAGCCTGCTGGAGTACTTCAGCTACAGCTGTAACTTCATGGGGATCCTGGCCGGGCCCACGTGCTCCTACAATGACTACATCGCCTTCATCGAGGGCGCGCCGGGCCGACACCGCCCACTGGAGTCCGGCCGCCAGACCAACCACGAGAAGGGCAGGCCGACCGAGCCCTCGCCAAAC ATGGTGGTGGCCCGTAAGCTGGCCACGAGCTGCATCTCGCTGCTGGTGTTCCTGTCCGTGTGCAAAGTCTGCCCCGTGGAGCTCAACATCGACGACCACTTTATCGCCAGCTCGCCCTTCTACGTGCAGGTGGTCTACCTCTACCTGTCCATGCTGACCACCCGGCCCAAGTACTACTTTGTGTGGACTCTgg CTGATGCCATCAACAACGCTGCCGGCTTTGGCTTCAACGGCTACAACAGTGACGGCTCGGCCCGCtgggacctcatttccaacctGAGGATACTCAACATCGAG CTTGCTacgagtttcaaaatgttcttGGACAACTGGAACATCCAGACGGCACACTGGCTCAAAAG GGTGTGTTACGAGCGCTGTCCCTACAATCCCACTGCTGCCACTTTCCTGCTGTCGGCCATGTGGCACGGAGCCTACCCAGGATACTACCTCACCTTCCTCACCGGCATTGTGGTCACACTCGCAGCCCGGGCA GTAAGGCATAACATACGGCCTCACTTCCTGGGTTCACCGTCACACAAGCTGGTGTATGACATCATCACGTGGGCGGGGACTCAGATTGCCATCTGCTACACCGTGGTGCCCTTCGTTCTACTGTCAGTGGGGCCCTCCCTCAAGTTCTACAG GTCCTGGTACTTCTCTGTCCACATTGCCTGTGTACTAATAGCGCTGGCCCTGCCAGTAAAACCTCGACACCTGCGCATGAAGGAGCAACAGCGTGCAGGTGAGCAGACGCCACCTCAGCAGTATgggaacagcaacagcagccagGACCATCATCaataccaccactaccaccaccaccacaataaTCACCATCAGCAACACCAGCACCCCCCACAGGCCATAAACAGCAACTGCGTCCAGAAAGACAAAACGTCATGA
- the LOC134098458 gene encoding uncharacterized protein LOC134098458 isoform X1, whose amino-acid sequence MISLLSDVNPEWDLCLAVAVVGFTIIANAYRVWKRTHVPSPPPSPPDSPSKLTSALSPMSSHPAEMEESQSSTKDQQNSVKPDKYKDIRERAQAAIDSIPLWAKEDKYLGQSKLKLKPRRQHTDKGHQVINTAVESMLEDVLKELLSRLQVKYTAEDMKKLNTNLRTLFTKPEEKTLRETMVVDLGHKVPDFSRQVFGIFCNILIQSIADYMEDSIKYIHNSSRKRLSKRVNEITELMNQYEVYVDAVARDEWIQIGNRNNQVYSKSEDRKRVYEVMRDMVKGDLKNILGYLTKILGKSKIAYQNDLDISYYWS is encoded by the exons ATGATAAGTCTGCTGAGTGATGTTAACCCCGAATGGGATTTGTGCCTAGCTGTGGCTGTGGTTGGATTTACCATTATTGCTAATGCTTACAGGGTCTGGAAGA GGACACATGtgccatctccacctccatctccaccagaCTCTCCCTCAAAGTTAACATCAGCCCTTTCACCCATGTCCAGCCACCCCGCTGAAATGGAGGAGAGCCAGAGTTCCACAAAAGACCAACAGAACTCTGTAAAGCCAGACAAATATAAGGACATAAGGGAGCGTGCACAGGCAGCCATAGACAGCATCCCCTTGTGGGCTAAGGAGGATAAGTATCTTGGCCAATCAAAGCTAAAGCTTAAACCCCGAcgccaacacacagacaaaggtcACCAAGTTATCAATACGGCCGTGGAGAGCATGCTTGAAGATGTGTTGAAGGAGCTCTTAAGTAGACTGCAAGTCAAGTACACAGCTGAAGATATGAAGAAACTAAACACAAATCTCCGGACTTTATTCACAAAACCTGAAGAAAAAACCCTTAGGGAAACCATGGTGGTTGACCTCGGTCACAAGGTGCCTGATTTCAGTAGACAGGTGTTTGGTATTTTCTGTAACATTCTGATTCAAAGCATTGCTGACTACATGGAGGACTCCATCAAATATATCCATAATAGTTCCCGTAAGCGCCTATCCAAGCgtgtgaatgaaatcactgaGCTCATGAACCAGTATGAGGTTTATGTGGATGCTGTAGCACGGGATGAGTGGATACAGATTGGGAACAGAAATAACCAAGTTTATAGCAAATCAGAGGACCGAAAGAGGGTTTATGAGGTGATGAGAGATATGGTTAAAGGAGATTTGAAGAACATCTTGGGTTATTTGACAAAGATTCTTGGAAAAAGCAAGATAGCCTATCAGAATGACCTTGATATCTCCTATTACTGGTCTTAA
- the LOC134098458 gene encoding uncharacterized protein LOC134098458 isoform X2 — translation MLTGSGRVSQTCSGTHVPSPPPSPPDSPSKLTSALSPMSSHPAEMEESQSSTKDQQNSVKPDKYKDIRERAQAAIDSIPLWAKEDKYLGQSKLKLKPRRQHTDKGHQVINTAVESMLEDVLKELLSRLQVKYTAEDMKKLNTNLRTLFTKPEEKTLRETMVVDLGHKVPDFSRQVFGIFCNILIQSIADYMEDSIKYIHNSSRKRLSKRVNEITELMNQYEVYVDAVARDEWIQIGNRNNQVYSKSEDRKRVYEVMRDMVKGDLKNILGYLTKILGKSKIAYQNDLDISYYWS, via the exons ATGCTTACAGGGTCTGGAAGAGTAAGTCAGACTTGTTCTG GGACACATGtgccatctccacctccatctccaccagaCTCTCCCTCAAAGTTAACATCAGCCCTTTCACCCATGTCCAGCCACCCCGCTGAAATGGAGGAGAGCCAGAGTTCCACAAAAGACCAACAGAACTCTGTAAAGCCAGACAAATATAAGGACATAAGGGAGCGTGCACAGGCAGCCATAGACAGCATCCCCTTGTGGGCTAAGGAGGATAAGTATCTTGGCCAATCAAAGCTAAAGCTTAAACCCCGAcgccaacacacagacaaaggtcACCAAGTTATCAATACGGCCGTGGAGAGCATGCTTGAAGATGTGTTGAAGGAGCTCTTAAGTAGACTGCAAGTCAAGTACACAGCTGAAGATATGAAGAAACTAAACACAAATCTCCGGACTTTATTCACAAAACCTGAAGAAAAAACCCTTAGGGAAACCATGGTGGTTGACCTCGGTCACAAGGTGCCTGATTTCAGTAGACAGGTGTTTGGTATTTTCTGTAACATTCTGATTCAAAGCATTGCTGACTACATGGAGGACTCCATCAAATATATCCATAATAGTTCCCGTAAGCGCCTATCCAAGCgtgtgaatgaaatcactgaGCTCATGAACCAGTATGAGGTTTATGTGGATGCTGTAGCACGGGATGAGTGGATACAGATTGGGAACAGAAATAACCAAGTTTATAGCAAATCAGAGGACCGAAAGAGGGTTTATGAGGTGATGAGAGATATGGTTAAAGGAGATTTGAAGAACATCTTGGGTTATTTGACAAAGATTCTTGGAAAAAGCAAGATAGCCTATCAGAATGACCTTGATATCTCCTATTACTGGTCTTAA
- the LOC134098462 gene encoding glutathione peroxidase 1-like, with amino-acid sequence MAGNIKKFYDLSAKLLTGEPFKCSSLKGKVVLIENVASLUGTTVRDYTQMNDLHSRYSAEGLVILGVPCNQFGHQENANNDEILNCLKYVRPGQGFEPKITLLEKSDVNGQEAHPLFTFLRERLPFPHDDATSLMADPKYIIWSPVSRTDVSWNFEKFLVGRDGQPFKRYSRRFLTKDLEADIKELLSRGK; translated from the exons ATGGCGGGCAACATTAAGAAGTTCTACGACCTTTCTGCAAAACTCTTGACGGGGGAACCCTTCAAATGTTCCTCTCTGAAAGGGAAAGTTGTTCTCATTGAGAATGTTGCGTCCCTTTGAGGAACAACCGTCAGGGACTACACTCAGATGAACGACCTCCATTCGCGGTACTCCGCCGAGGGGCTCGTTATTCTGGGGGTTCCCTGCAATCAGTTCGGGCATCAG GAGAATGCCAACAACGACGAGATCCTGAATTGCCTGAAGTATGTCCGGCCAGGCCAGGGCTTTGAACCCAAAATCACCCTCTTGGAGAAAAGCGATGTCAACGGTCAGGAGGCCCATCCTCTCTTCACATTCCTCAGGGAGCGGCTCCCATTCCCTCACGACGACGCCACCTCGCTCATGGCCGACCCCAAGTACATCATCTGGAGTCCCGTGTCTCGCACCGACGTGTCCTGGAACTTCGAGAAGTTCCTGGTGGGTCGTGACGGACAGCCCTTTAAGCGCTACAGTCGTCGGTTCCTCACCAAAGACCTGGAGGCCGACATCAAGGAGCTCCTCAGCCGGGGGAAGTAA
- the LOC134098460 gene encoding uncharacterized protein LOC134098460 isoform X2 codes for MLVLLEEEVISFGFNASRCTALLSQRKSNKILSKILYTYRFYKEYFIMDKLYILRLLACIFLLTGAKTKELPMVFSSVGGHAMFQLSSGNTSNCTSVTWLQHCPGSIGQVVEVVSQGKITAEHKHKADRLSLDSHCSLHIANVSREDAGMYLYGISQGMITVHKTCAYLFVLYISAFPSQTVSTADYSVTLHCALHPQDVCERKMKNSEEVQLSWLGKEEPKKDHFCPVGESPQCHIILTEQLEQPDGETWTCQLTAGDEVKASVTYPVKISKDMTCLSDAPPSKIYVV; via the exons ATGCTAGTCCTTCTGGAGGAGGAAGTGATCAGTTTTGGGTTTAATGCGAGTCGGTGCACTGCTCTGTTAAGTCAACGTAAAAGTAATAAAATACTTAGTAAAATCTTATACACTTACAGATTTTACAAAGAGTATTTTATTATGGACAAACTGTATATCCTGAGGCTGCTGGCTTGCATCTTCCTTCTCACAG GTGCCAAAACAAAGGAACTTCCCATGGTGTTTTCCAGTGTAGGAGGACATGCCATGTTTCAGCTGTCCTCTGGGAACACATCAAACTGCACCTCAGTTACGTGGTTACAACACTGCCCTGGATCTATAGGTCAAGTAGTAGAAGTAGTCTCTCAAGGGAAAATCACTGCTGAGCACAAGCACAAAGCTGACAGACTGAGTCTGGACTCTCACTGTTCTCTGCATATTGCTAATGTCAGCAGAGAAGATGCAGGAATGTACCTATATGGGATATCTCAAGGAATGATTACTGTTCACAAGACTTGTGCTTACCTTTTTGTTCTCTATA tctcgGCTTTCCCATCACAGACAGTCAGCACAGCAGATTACAGTGTGACTCTGCACTGTGCTCTGCATCCccaggatgtgtgtgagaggaaaatGAAGAACAGTGAAGAAGTTCAGCTGAGCTGGCTGGGCAAGGAAGAACCTAAAAAGGACCACTTCTGTCCAGTCGGGGAGTCTCCTCAGTGTCACATCATCTTGACCGAGCAGCTTGAGCAGCCAGATGGGGAGACGTGGACATGCCAGCTAACTGCAGGAGACGAGGTTAAAGCCTCTGTGACGTACCCCGTCAAAATCAGTAAGG ACATGACTTGCCTCTCAGATGCACCGCCCTCCAAGATCTACGTTGTCTGA
- the LOC134098460 gene encoding uncharacterized protein LOC134098460 isoform X3, translating into MDKLYILRLLACIFLLTGAKTKELPMVFSSVGGHAMFQLSSGNTSNCTSVTWLQHCPGSIGQVVEVVSQGKITAEHKHKADRLSLDSHCSLHIANVSREDAGMYLYGISQGMITVHKTCAYLFVLYISAFPSQTVSTADYSVTLHCALHPQDVCERKMKNSEEVQLSWLGKEEPKKDHFCPVGESPQCHIILTEQLEQPDGETWTCQLTAGDEVKASVTYPVKISKEFPIRLTIFFILVMVPLVVGAVHLVKRRKL; encoded by the exons ATGGACAAACTGTATATCCTGAGGCTGCTGGCTTGCATCTTCCTTCTCACAG GTGCCAAAACAAAGGAACTTCCCATGGTGTTTTCCAGTGTAGGAGGACATGCCATGTTTCAGCTGTCCTCTGGGAACACATCAAACTGCACCTCAGTTACGTGGTTACAACACTGCCCTGGATCTATAGGTCAAGTAGTAGAAGTAGTCTCTCAAGGGAAAATCACTGCTGAGCACAAGCACAAAGCTGACAGACTGAGTCTGGACTCTCACTGTTCTCTGCATATTGCTAATGTCAGCAGAGAAGATGCAGGAATGTACCTATATGGGATATCTCAAGGAATGATTACTGTTCACAAGACTTGTGCTTACCTTTTTGTTCTCTATA tctcgGCTTTCCCATCACAGACAGTCAGCACAGCAGATTACAGTGTGACTCTGCACTGTGCTCTGCATCCccaggatgtgtgtgagaggaaaatGAAGAACAGTGAAGAAGTTCAGCTGAGCTGGCTGGGCAAGGAAGAACCTAAAAAGGACCACTTCTGTCCAGTCGGGGAGTCTCCTCAGTGTCACATCATCTTGACCGAGCAGCTTGAGCAGCCAGATGGGGAGACGTGGACATGCCAGCTAACTGCAGGAGACGAGGTTAAAGCCTCTGTGACGTACCCCGTCAAAATCAGTAAGG AGTTCCCAATCAGACTTACCATCTTCTTCATTCTGGTGATGGTGCCCTTGGTTGTTGGGGCTGTTCATCtggtgaagaggaggaagctGTAA
- the LOC134098460 gene encoding uncharacterized protein LOC134098460 isoform X1, translating into MLVLLEEEVISFGFNASRCTALLSQRKSNKILSKILYTYRFYKEYFIMDKLYILRLLACIFLLTGAKTKELPMVFSSVGGHAMFQLSSGNTSNCTSVTWLQHCPGSIGQVVEVVSQGKITAEHKHKADRLSLDSHCSLHIANVSREDAGMYLYGISQGMITVHKTCAYLFVLYISAFPSQTVSTADYSVTLHCALHPQDVCERKMKNSEEVQLSWLGKEEPKKDHFCPVGESPQCHIILTEQLEQPDGETWTCQLTAGDEVKASVTYPVKISKEFPIRLTIFFILVMVPLVVGAVHLVKRRKL; encoded by the exons ATGCTAGTCCTTCTGGAGGAGGAAGTGATCAGTTTTGGGTTTAATGCGAGTCGGTGCACTGCTCTGTTAAGTCAACGTAAAAGTAATAAAATACTTAGTAAAATCTTATACACTTACAGATTTTACAAAGAGTATTTTATTATGGACAAACTGTATATCCTGAGGCTGCTGGCTTGCATCTTCCTTCTCACAG GTGCCAAAACAAAGGAACTTCCCATGGTGTTTTCCAGTGTAGGAGGACATGCCATGTTTCAGCTGTCCTCTGGGAACACATCAAACTGCACCTCAGTTACGTGGTTACAACACTGCCCTGGATCTATAGGTCAAGTAGTAGAAGTAGTCTCTCAAGGGAAAATCACTGCTGAGCACAAGCACAAAGCTGACAGACTGAGTCTGGACTCTCACTGTTCTCTGCATATTGCTAATGTCAGCAGAGAAGATGCAGGAATGTACCTATATGGGATATCTCAAGGAATGATTACTGTTCACAAGACTTGTGCTTACCTTTTTGTTCTCTATA tctcgGCTTTCCCATCACAGACAGTCAGCACAGCAGATTACAGTGTGACTCTGCACTGTGCTCTGCATCCccaggatgtgtgtgagaggaaaatGAAGAACAGTGAAGAAGTTCAGCTGAGCTGGCTGGGCAAGGAAGAACCTAAAAAGGACCACTTCTGTCCAGTCGGGGAGTCTCCTCAGTGTCACATCATCTTGACCGAGCAGCTTGAGCAGCCAGATGGGGAGACGTGGACATGCCAGCTAACTGCAGGAGACGAGGTTAAAGCCTCTGTGACGTACCCCGTCAAAATCAGTAAGG AGTTCCCAATCAGACTTACCATCTTCTTCATTCTGGTGATGGTGCCCTTGGTTGTTGGGGCTGTTCATCtggtgaagaggaggaagctGTAA
- the LOC134098461 gene encoding uncharacterized protein LOC134098461: protein MAVEKRTSTLLIFCITTILHTGVRGYWERNKYKAAGENVLLPCADMCISDCHNTVWTYSNSQGQKVEVMTLGKARTDNTERAKRMSPDHCCRLNILNVTAEDSGEYYCGPGAGEVNLHVLGISESSSISNNGTDNNVTLSCILHTYEDCESVSSTDQIHLSWIDEGGSTLQENADHQIQNKSACHTTLKEAYLHQREKTWRCKLTTKRRKIIATYTKFDSTGGLELTTESDEMGKTRK, encoded by the exons ATGGCTGTGGAGAAAAGAACTTCCACACTGTTGATTTTCTGCATCACCACTATCCTCCACACTG GTGTTAGAGGATACTGGGAAAGAAATAAGTATAAAGCTGCTGGAGAGAATGTGTTGCTGCCATGTGCTGACATGTGCATATCAGACTGCCACAATACCGTTTGGACCTACAGCAACTCACAAGGGCAAAAAGTTGAGGTGATGACTTTGGGTAAGGCCAGAACAgataacacagagagagctaAGAGAATGAGCCCCGACCACTGCTGCAGACTGAACATTCTTAATGTCACCGCTGAGGATTCTGGAGAATACTACTGTGGACCAGGGGCCGGGGAGGTTAATCTCCATGTCCTTGGCA TCTCTGAATCTTCATCGATATCTAACAATGGGACGGATAATAATGTCACTCTATCCTGCATCTTGCATACTTATGAGGACTGTGAAAGTGTGTCTTCTACTGACCAGATTCATCTGAGCTGGATAGATGAGGGAGGCTCTACACTGCAAGAAAATGCTGaccatcagatccaaaacaaatCTGCCTGTCACACCACACTCAAAGAGGCGTACCTTCACCAAAGGGAGAAGACATGGAGATGCAAACTGACCACCAAACGGCGTAAAATTATAGCCACGTACACAAAGTTTG ATTCAACTGGAGGATTGGAACTTACGACGGAATCTGATGAAATGGGAAAGACAAGAAAGTGA
- the LOC134098354 gene encoding serine/threonine-protein kinase pim-1-like: MPFRKRRKTYPAKTKLVQGLKPATSYPDQSSPRLAATSDSTCQASQSSLKDQEVNSRKRPSQYCPLPQPALAKAVPKRKRQFSSATFASNYSVGELLGSGGFGSVYAGIRKSDGQEVAIKYIHKTKAKKHIIMHGGRRLPLEVALMTMVSQPSSCVNVLKLLDWFEEPLHYILVLERPSPCSDLLDFIRIFDGRLSEIQARQIMRQVVEALIHCRDCGVFHRDVKSENILVNLIDWTVKLIDFGCGDLYQYSPYYHFAGTYCPPEYFLNGSYEACHATTWSLGVLLSELVCGDLPFNSKGETILDQPGFTAGLSKVFGSRT; encoded by the exons ATGCCATTTCGAAAACGTAGAAAAACCTATCCAG CTAAAACTAAGCTGGTACAAGGCCTGAAGCCTGCCACCAGTTACCCAGATCAATCCAGCCCAAGGCTTGCGGCCACCTCAGACTCGACCTGCCAGGCCAGTCAGAGTAGCCTCAAGGACCAGGAGGTAAACAGCAGGAAGAGGCCCAGTCAGTACTGCCCACTGCCACAGCCTGCACTGGCCAAAGCCGTGCCGAAGCGCAAGAGGCAGTTCAGTTCCG CAACCTTCGCTTCCAACTACTCAGTTGGAGAGCTGCTGGGGTCTGGAGGGTTCGGATCGGTCTATGCAGGAATAAGGAAGTCGGATGGACAAGAG GTGGCCATAAAGTACATCCACAAGACTaaagcaaaaaaacacattatcaTG CATGGTGGCAGGCGTCTTCCTCTAGAGGTCGCCCtgatgactatggtctctcagCCGTCATCATGCGTTAATGTCCTGAAGCTGCTGGACTGGTTTGAAGAGCCTCTTCATTACATTCTGGTCTTGGAGCGACCCAGTCCCTGTTCCGACCTCCTTGATTTCATCAGGATTTTTGATGGTCGGTTGTCAGAGATTCAAGCCAGGCAGATCATGAGGCAGGTTGTTGAAGCCCTGATTCACTGCCGCGATTGTGGTGTTTTCCACCGCGACGTGAAATCAGAAAACATCCTGGTCAACCTCATCGATTGGACAGTGAAACTGATAGACTTTGGCTGTGGGGATCTCTACCAATACAGCCCCTATTATCACTTTGCTG GCACCTACTGTCCACCCGAGTATTTCCTGAATGGGAGCTACGAGGCTTGCCATGCCACCACATGGTCTCTGGGAGTGCTACTCTCTGAACTGGTATGTGGTGACTTGCCATTTAACAGCAAAGGAGAGACCATTCTTGACCAGCCAGGGTTTACTGCGGGTCTGTCCAAAG TTTTTGGATCTCGCacctag